The DNA sequence ATTTCCTAAAGGAACAAAGCCCCACTTTTGCTGCGCCAACACCATCGAAACGCTAATAACAATTCCCACAACAGCTCCAATAGAAGCAACAATAGCACCTTCAAAATAAAAGATTTTCTTAATCATGGACTTTGAACCTCCTATTGAAAAAAGTAGGGAAATATCATATCTTTTTTCTACAGCAAGCATAGCCAAAGAGAAAAATATATTGAAACTAGCTAGAGCAAGCACAAAAGAAAAGGCAATATAAGCAAAGAAACGCTCTATTTTAAAAGCTCTAAGAATACTAGCTTGCTGTTCTTCTGCATTTTCTACAACAAATTTTCCTTTAAATTTACCATCCGTTTCTGTTTTGGCATCTCTTACTAATAATCCAGACTTGTCTTCTAGTTCTCTTCTCAATGCCTTTTGTACTTTTTTTATAGAAAAACCTTCTTTAACTTTGATTTCTAAAGAAGTTCGCTGTCTATCATAATCTGTTAGTTTTTTAGCAAAAGAGAGAGGAACAATAACATGATTTTGGTCAAACTGCTGTTCAATAAAAAGCACTCCTCCTGCCATAATTGGTTCTTGATTGAATGCACTTAGTGGATTGGTAGGCGAGATATTCTTTACTCCTTTTTTCGGATACCAGACCTGCAAAGGGGTTACTTCATCGTTCATAGCGACAGAGAGCATCGTATAAACGCCATAGCCTAACAGGGCAAAATCTAAATTTCCTTCTTTTATTTTGAATTTTCCATCAATGATTTGGTCTTTTAGATTGTATTGCTCCGAAAAATTATCACTTACTCCCTTTAAATGAACAGCCATTCGTGTGTCTTTGTACTGAATGAGGGCATTATCTTCAATCACTTCTGTAACTGTTTGTACTCCTTCCACGCTCTTTATGGTTCTTACTAGCGAATCTGTCAAAAGAAAAGACTTTCCTTCTTTAGCTGATATTTTTAGCTCGGCATTGTAGGCTGTGTGTAGCTTGCGTGTTAGGTTTTCTAGTCCATTAAAGACAGAAAGCACAATGATAAGTGCAGCCGTTCCGATAGCTACTCCCACCATAGACATGAAGGTCAGTAGATTGATAAAATTGCGTTTTTTCTTGGCAAAAAAATAACGACGAGCAATAAAAAAAGCAGTATTCATAATAAATAGTTTGCCTCACAATAAGCAAACCTCTCTATTTCATTTAGTAAAAAAAAGTCTTACAAAATTTACTTATAATTGAAACAAGATAATTTTGTAAGACTAAAATAATAATCTGTATTTAAAAGTAGCAACTGACCACTAAGCAAGCAGCCAACTTACTGCTTCTTCTTCTGTTTTGAAATTTTTAGATTCTTCTGGATAGTCGCCTTCGTTTCTCATAGTGTCAAGTTGCTTTAAAGACATTTGGTTGTAAATATCTTCTGCCACAATACGAGCTACTTTGAAAAATTTAGTATCAGAAACTTGATAGGCTTTAGGAAAATAATTTTCTTTGAGCCAGTCTCTATTTTCTTCTGCGATAACCTTACTAGCACTCATATCTACAAGCAACTTATTGACTTGAGTCTTTTCAATAATATCTAATACCTCCAACCAACAAGGTTTGTATTTCTCCAACACCAAAAAGCCTTTCATTTCTACTTTAATATAATTGCCTTTAGGGTGCTCTATATGTTCTACTTGATAACTACCAGCCATACGAGTAAAAAGTTAGTTTTTCTGAAATAATTATTAGTAATGAAATATAAGAACTAATTTAATAAAAGGCTAATTATTCAAACAGAAGATTAGCAAATCATTGCCATTAGCTTTTCATCGAACAAGATATATTTCGTTGGAGAAAAATGCTTTCTATCTTGGTCTTTCATCTTATTGAAAATAGAACGGATTTTATGTTGTTTGTTGCGTTTTGTATCATTGACAGCCGTTTTCAAAATCTTGACAAAATTGATAACGTGTTCACAAT is a window from the Bernardetia sp. genome containing:
- a CDS encoding FtsX-like permease family protein, with the protein product MNTAFFIARRYFFAKKKRNFINLLTFMSMVGVAIGTAALIIVLSVFNGLENLTRKLHTAYNAELKISAKEGKSFLLTDSLVRTIKSVEGVQTVTEVIEDNALIQYKDTRMAVHLKGVSDNFSEQYNLKDQIIDGKFKIKEGNLDFALLGYGVYTMLSVAMNDEVTPLQVWYPKKGVKNISPTNPLSAFNQEPIMAGGVLFIEQQFDQNHVIVPLSFAKKLTDYDRQRTSLEIKVKEGFSIKKVQKALRRELEDKSGLLVRDAKTETDGKFKGKFVVENAEEQQASILRAFKIERFFAYIAFSFVLALASFNIFFSLAMLAVEKRYDISLLFSIGGSKSMIKKIFYFEGAIVASIGAVVGIVISVSMVLAQQKWGFVPLGNGNSIVDSYPVELEYLDIVWVCITVVLVTLLASFVPARNASQTSITSNLLK